Proteins co-encoded in one Nitrospirota bacterium genomic window:
- the aroF gene encoding 3-deoxy-7-phosphoheptulonate synthase, translating into MIIVVRPDATEEQVEHIIKKIRDHGLQAHVSKGTERTIIGAIGDEAILQSLPLEAIPGVEKVLPILKPFKLASWEFRKEKTVINVRGQEIGGARIAVMAGPCAVENKTLLVEIAKDVKNAGANFLRGGAFKPRTSPYAFQGLEEEGLKYLAEARDRVGLPIVTEVMDPRDIELIAQYADVLQIGARNMQNFRLLKEVGMCKKPILLKRGISATIKEWLMSAEYIMSGGNHQVILCERGIRTYETATRNTLDLSAIPVLKQMTHLPVVVDPSHAVGKWDLVAPMAKAAVAAGADGLIIEVHSNPEEALCDGEQSLKPKSFKLLMEEMRPIAKAVGREI; encoded by the coding sequence AGCGGACCATCATCGGAGCGATCGGTGACGAGGCGATCCTCCAGAGCCTGCCGCTCGAGGCCATCCCCGGCGTCGAGAAGGTGCTCCCGATCCTGAAGCCTTTCAAGCTGGCAAGCTGGGAGTTCCGGAAAGAGAAGACCGTCATCAACGTTCGCGGCCAGGAGATCGGCGGTGCTCGCATCGCGGTCATGGCCGGCCCCTGCGCGGTCGAGAACAAGACCCTGCTGGTGGAGATCGCGAAGGACGTGAAAAACGCCGGGGCGAACTTCCTCCGCGGCGGAGCCTTCAAGCCGAGAACCTCGCCCTATGCCTTCCAGGGGCTCGAGGAGGAGGGGCTCAAGTACCTCGCCGAGGCCCGCGACCGCGTGGGACTGCCGATCGTAACCGAGGTGATGGACCCGCGGGACATCGAACTGATCGCACAGTACGCCGACGTGCTCCAGATCGGCGCGCGGAACATGCAGAATTTCCGGCTGCTGAAGGAAGTGGGCATGTGCAAGAAGCCCATCCTGCTCAAGCGCGGCATATCGGCGACCATCAAAGAATGGCTCATGTCGGCAGAGTACATCATGTCCGGCGGCAATCATCAGGTGATCCTGTGCGAGCGAGGCATCCGGACCTATGAGACGGCGACGAGAAACACCCTCGATCTGTCGGCCATCCCCGTGCTGAAGCAGATGACCCATCTTCCGGTCGTCGTGGACCCGAGCCATGCCGTGGGCAAGTGGGACCTGGTGGCGCCTATGGCAAAGGCGGCAGTCGCGGCCGGGGCGGACGGCCTCATCATCGAGGTGCATTCCAACCCCGAAGAAGCCCTCTGCGACGGAGAACAGTCGCTCAAGCCCAAGAGCTTCAAACTGCTGATGGAAGAGATGCGGCCCATCGCAAAGGCTGTGGGAAGAGAGATATGA
- a CDS encoding prephenate dehydrogenase/arogenate dehydrogenase family protein has translation MILFQNVTIIGVGLIGGSLAKALKAKGLAGTIAGTGRRRESLEEALRLGVIDRIGQGKAYGVEDADLVVLASPVGTFERIMREIAPHLKKGCIITDVGSVKGKLIAVVEGALPAGRHYVPAHPIAGREKSGVAEASENLFRDRRCILTPTERTDDRALETVRDMWSLTGAIVSVMDADLHDRVFAAVSHLPHVAAFAMMCAVAELNTGSEDYLAYSGAGFRDFTRIAASSPEMWKDICLMNRDNLIPMIDRYLFSLNRFKHEIIAGDEKRLEKHLQLSSDERRGME, from the coding sequence ATGATTCTTTTTCAAAATGTTACCATCATCGGCGTCGGCCTGATCGGCGGATCGCTCGCGAAGGCTTTGAAGGCCAAGGGCCTTGCCGGCACCATTGCGGGCACGGGCCGGAGGAGGGAATCCCTCGAAGAGGCGCTCAGGCTCGGAGTGATCGACCGGATCGGGCAGGGAAAGGCATATGGCGTCGAGGATGCGGACCTCGTTGTCCTCGCGTCACCCGTCGGCACCTTCGAGAGGATCATGCGGGAGATCGCGCCGCATCTGAAGAAGGGCTGCATCATAACCGACGTGGGCAGTGTTAAGGGAAAACTGATCGCGGTCGTGGAAGGGGCTCTTCCCGCAGGACGGCACTATGTCCCGGCCCATCCGATAGCGGGTCGTGAGAAATCAGGCGTCGCCGAGGCCTCGGAAAACCTGTTCCGGGACCGCCGCTGCATCCTGACACCGACCGAACGAACGGACGACAGGGCGCTTGAAACCGTGCGCGACATGTGGAGCCTGACGGGAGCGATCGTGAGCGTCATGGACGCGGACCTGCATGACAGGGTCTTTGCCGCGGTCAGCCATCTTCCTCATGTGGCCGCGTTCGCCATGATGTGTGCCGTGGCGGAGCTGAACACCGGGTCCGAAGATTACCTCGCATATTCCGGCGCGGGGTTCCGCGACTTCACCCGGATCGCGGCAAGCTCCCCGGAAATGTGGAAGGATATCTGCCTCATGAACCGCGATAACCTCATACCGATGATCGACCGCTACCTGTTCTCGCTGAACCGGTTCAAGCACGAGATCATCGCCGGGGACGAAAAGCGTCTCGAAAAACACCTCCAGCTGTCGAGCGACGAGCGCCGGGGTATGGAATAA
- the aroA gene encoding 3-phosphoshikimate 1-carboxyvinyltransferase, with product MSDLVIRPSRGVRGDILLPGDKSISHRSVLFSAIAEGDTAINGFLAGEDTTNTVKTVQALGITVDGVGNSRMVVRGNGLDGLREPSGVLDLGNSGTGMRLLAGLLAGQNFFSILTGDEYLRKRPMGRIVEPLRLMGAMIDGRSDGKLAPLAIRGGGRKTRAIEYTSPVASAQVKSAVLLAGLFADGETTVNEPSKSRDHTERMFRFFGVDVAEAGTRVTIRGRQRLRAKGTIEVPSDISSAAFFLVAAGIVPGSDLLVRNVGVNPTRTGIVDVLQAMGADITLENRREQAGEPVADIRARYSKLHAVELSGDVIPRAIDEIPVLAVAAAYAEGTTVIRDAAELRLKESDRIATIAGELRKMGAEVRELPDGMEITGRERLDGAHCESHGDHRIAMSMAVAGLAAMNNTVIRDAAWIDTSFPGFERLLHQAAY from the coding sequence ATGTCGGACCTGGTCATCAGGCCGTCGCGCGGCGTCAGGGGCGATATCCTCCTGCCGGGAGACAAATCCATTTCGCACCGGTCGGTCCTGTTCTCTGCCATTGCCGAGGGCGATACCGCGATCAACGGGTTTCTGGCGGGGGAAGATACGACCAATACGGTAAAAACTGTCCAGGCGCTGGGCATCACGGTAGACGGCGTGGGGAACAGCCGCATGGTCGTCCGCGGCAACGGTCTGGATGGCCTGCGGGAGCCGTCGGGCGTGCTTGACCTCGGAAACTCCGGCACGGGCATGCGGCTGCTTGCCGGCCTGCTCGCCGGCCAGAACTTCTTCTCCATCCTTACGGGTGACGAGTACCTCCGCAAGCGGCCGATGGGCAGGATCGTGGAGCCCCTCCGGTTGATGGGAGCCATGATCGACGGCCGGTCCGACGGGAAGCTTGCCCCCCTTGCGATCCGGGGCGGGGGCAGGAAGACGAGGGCGATCGAGTACACGAGCCCGGTGGCGAGCGCGCAGGTGAAGTCGGCGGTGCTCCTCGCGGGCCTTTTCGCGGACGGCGAGACAACGGTGAACGAACCGTCGAAATCGAGAGACCACACCGAACGCATGTTCCGGTTCTTCGGCGTCGATGTGGCGGAGGCGGGGACGAGGGTCACGATCAGGGGGCGGCAAAGGCTCCGGGCGAAGGGAACGATCGAGGTGCCTTCCGATATTTCATCGGCCGCGTTCTTCCTCGTGGCCGCGGGCATCGTGCCCGGCTCCGATCTTCTCGTCAGGAACGTAGGCGTGAACCCGACGCGGACCGGGATCGTCGATGTGCTTCAGGCGATGGGAGCCGACATCACCCTGGAGAACCGGCGTGAACAGGCCGGCGAACCCGTGGCGGACATCAGGGCGCGGTACAGCAAGCTCCATGCCGTCGAGTTGTCGGGAGACGTCATCCCGAGGGCGATCGACGAGATACCCGTTCTGGCCGTTGCCGCCGCCTATGCGGAGGGAACGACGGTTATCAGGGACGCTGCCGAGCTCCGCCTCAAGGAATCGGACCGGATCGCGACCATCGCCGGGGAGCTCAGGAAGATGGGCGCAGAGGTCCGGGAACTTCCCGATGGAATGGAGATCACCGGGCGCGAACGGCTTGACGGTGCGCACTGCGAGAGCCACGGAGACCACCGGATAGCCATGTCCATGGCTGTTGCCGGACTTGCTGCGATGAATAACACGGTGATCCGCGACGCGGCCTGGATCGACACGTCCTTTCCCGGCTTCGAACGGCTGCTGCATCAGGCTGCGTACTGA
- the cmk gene encoding (d)CMP kinase: MLNGQKRLVIAIDGPSGAGKSSVARLLAERLGYLYIDTGAMYRAIGWKARRDGIDLSDEHGLTGLCSRTEVTIKRDNSDPRIYVDGVDVTGEIRTPEMGMMASAVSRSPAVRARLLTLQRELGRQGGVVMDGRDIGTVVFPNAEIKFYLDASPEERGLRRYRELRAKGMEVDLARITREIVERDEQDSKRALAPLKKADDALLIDSSVMSIEEVVGRMVTEIGRMS, encoded by the coding sequence ATGCTGAACGGACAGAAACGACTTGTCATTGCCATCGATGGACCGTCGGGCGCCGGGAAGAGCTCCGTGGCCCGTCTGCTGGCCGAACGGCTCGGGTACCTTTACATCGACACCGGCGCCATGTACCGTGCGATCGGCTGGAAGGCCAGGCGCGACGGGATCGATCTTTCCGATGAGCATGGGCTGACCGGCCTGTGCTCCCGGACCGAGGTAACGATCAAACGGGACAACAGCGACCCGCGGATCTATGTGGACGGGGTTGATGTGACCGGAGAGATCCGGACGCCGGAAATGGGAATGATGGCCTCTGCCGTGTCACGGTCGCCGGCAGTACGGGCCCGGCTCCTGACGCTGCAGCGGGAACTGGGCAGACAGGGCGGCGTCGTCATGGACGGAAGGGATATCGGCACGGTGGTGTTCCCCAACGCCGAGATCAAGTTCTACCTCGATGCGAGCCCGGAGGAGCGGGGGCTGCGGCGGTATCGTGAACTGCGGGCAAAGGGCATGGAGGTGGACCTTGCGCGCATAACGCGCGAGATCGTGGAGCGTGACGAGCAGGACAGCAAGCGCGCGCTCGCGCCGCTGAAGAAGGCAGATGACGCGCTGTTGATCGATTCGAGCGTGATGAGCATCGAAGAGGTAGTAGGCCGCATGGTAACGGAGATCGGCCGCATGTCGTAG
- the ispH gene encoding 4-hydroxy-3-methylbut-2-enyl diphosphate reductase, translating into MEIFLADKAGFCFGVKRAISTAFEAAAGGSVYCLGPLIHNPQEVERLSRAGVSTVEHFSALKPGDSLIIRSHGVPPQVLAQAREKGLHIIDLTCPFVGKAQRDAEGLKKEGYQVVVVGEEKHPEVQSILGYAGENALVVEKAEDMERMKFNARIGVVAQTTQSYGNFSEIVLKLLRLSKELKVFNTICNSTKERQDAARILTRQVDLMLVVGGRNSANTSRLASVCKGEGKPTYHIEVADEIRPEWLEHAGKVGVTAGASTPDWVLESVLKTLQRLGGTINNE; encoded by the coding sequence ATGGAAATCTTTCTGGCAGATAAAGCGGGTTTTTGTTTCGGAGTGAAACGGGCGATCAGTACGGCCTTTGAGGCGGCAGCGGGCGGGAGCGTGTATTGCCTGGGTCCGCTTATTCACAACCCGCAGGAGGTGGAACGTCTCAGCCGCGCCGGGGTCAGTACGGTAGAGCATTTTTCCGCGCTCAAACCGGGAGACTCGCTCATCATCCGTTCGCATGGCGTTCCTCCTCAGGTGCTTGCGCAGGCGCGGGAAAAGGGCCTGCACATCATCGATCTGACGTGCCCCTTCGTTGGCAAGGCTCAGCGCGACGCCGAGGGGCTCAAGAAGGAAGGGTATCAGGTTGTGGTGGTCGGGGAGGAAAAGCACCCGGAAGTCCAGAGCATCCTCGGGTATGCCGGAGAAAATGCCCTCGTTGTGGAAAAAGCCGAAGACATGGAGAGGATGAAGTTCAATGCCCGCATCGGCGTCGTGGCTCAAACCACTCAATCCTATGGTAATTTTTCTGAAATTGTGCTAAAATTACTCCGTCTTTCCAAGGAATTAAAGGTCTTTAATACGATCTGTAACTCGACGAAGGAACGTCAGGACGCTGCCCGGATTCTCACCAGACAGGTGGACCTTATGCTCGTTGTCGGAGGCAGAAACAGCGCGAACACAAGCCGGCTCGCCTCGGTCTGCAAAGGCGAGGGCAAACCGACATATCATATAGAGGTTGCCGATGAAATACGGCCGGAATGGCTGGAGCACGCCGGGAAGGTAGGTGTGACAGCAGGGGCTTCAACGCCTGACTGGGTGCTGGAATCTGTTCTGAAAACATTACAGCGGCTGGGCGGTACCATCAACAACGAATAG
- a CDS encoding 30S ribosomal protein S1 produces MRDNHEGFEQEENDKAGGPEQQTEFEKLYDQSLKSFKSGGLVRGRVLQVRSGFVMLDMGYKSDGIIPVEQFSEEELRALKPGDELEVLLEAAEDPNGNLLLSREKAKKMEVWDHLNQAYQTGAPVKGRVVSTTKGGLTVDVGGVTAFLPGSQIDVKPVHALHTLVGQVLEMKIIKMNSGRGNMVLSRRVLMEKDQDARRQQTLASLTEGKTVRGVIKNITEYGAFVDLGGIDGLLHVTDMSWCRINHPSELCKVGDDIEVVVLKYDRERQKVSLGLKQKTQDPWLTVAEKYPVGSRVRGKVTSLTDYGAFVELEHGIEGLVHVSEMSWTQKIKHPSKILSVGGVIDTQVLAVDPTAKRIALGMKQLEPNPWHSIGERYPAGSQVEGKVRTITDFGAFIGLEEGIDGLVHISDLSWTRHIKHPSEILKKGQTLKAVVLSTDPQKERISLGIKQLAPDPWEKLIPERYKVGQDEQVRIAKKADFGLFVELEHGIEGLIPTSELPREGLDVKEGDEVTARIIKVDRSDRKVALSIKAHIKGRDRSSLKEYMSQQPKPDTTLGALLKERN; encoded by the coding sequence ATGAGGGATAATCACGAAGGCTTCGAGCAGGAAGAGAACGACAAGGCGGGCGGTCCCGAGCAGCAGACCGAATTCGAAAAACTCTACGACCAGTCGCTCAAGAGTTTCAAGTCGGGGGGCCTTGTCCGTGGCCGAGTCCTCCAGGTGCGTTCCGGCTTCGTGATGCTGGATATGGGTTACAAGTCCGACGGCATCATTCCGGTCGAGCAGTTCAGCGAAGAGGAGCTGAGAGCCTTGAAGCCCGGTGACGAACTCGAGGTCCTGCTCGAAGCCGCCGAAGACCCGAATGGCAATCTCCTGCTTTCAAGGGAAAAGGCGAAAAAGATGGAGGTCTGGGACCATCTGAACCAGGCTTATCAGACCGGCGCTCCGGTCAAGGGGAGGGTGGTATCGACGACCAAGGGCGGGCTCACGGTCGATGTGGGGGGCGTCACGGCATTTCTTCCCGGTTCGCAGATCGATGTCAAACCTGTTCATGCCCTGCATACCCTCGTCGGCCAGGTCCTGGAGATGAAGATCATCAAGATGAACTCGGGACGCGGCAATATGGTCCTGTCGCGGCGGGTCCTGATGGAGAAGGACCAGGATGCCAGGAGGCAGCAGACGCTCGCCTCGCTGACCGAGGGAAAGACCGTGCGCGGCGTCATCAAGAACATCACGGAGTATGGAGCATTCGTCGACCTCGGCGGCATCGACGGTCTTCTGCATGTCACCGATATGTCCTGGTGCAGGATCAATCATCCCTCCGAGCTCTGCAAGGTCGGCGACGACATCGAAGTTGTTGTCCTGAAGTACGACCGGGAACGGCAGAAGGTCTCGCTCGGTCTCAAGCAGAAAACACAGGATCCCTGGCTCACGGTCGCGGAGAAATATCCCGTGGGGAGCAGGGTGCGCGGCAAGGTCACGAGCCTGACCGACTATGGCGCATTCGTGGAACTGGAGCACGGCATTGAAGGGCTCGTGCATGTTTCGGAAATGTCCTGGACCCAGAAGATAAAACATCCTTCGAAAATCCTCTCCGTGGGCGGCGTCATTGACACCCAGGTGCTTGCCGTGGATCCGACGGCCAAGCGCATCGCTCTCGGGATGAAGCAGCTCGAACCCAATCCCTGGCACAGCATCGGGGAGCGTTACCCGGCGGGATCGCAGGTCGAGGGCAAGGTAAGGACCATCACTGACTTCGGCGCCTTCATAGGCCTCGAGGAAGGCATCGACGGTCTTGTTCATATCTCGGACCTTTCCTGGACAAGGCACATCAAGCACCCTTCGGAGATCCTCAAAAAGGGGCAAACACTGAAGGCCGTCGTGCTGAGCACCGATCCCCAGAAGGAGCGGATATCGCTCGGGATCAAGCAGCTTGCACCGGATCCCTGGGAGAAACTGATCCCGGAGCGCTACAAGGTCGGGCAGGATGAGCAGGTCAGGATCGCGAAAAAGGCCGATTTCGGACTGTTCGTCGAACTGGAGCACGGCATCGAAGGGCTGATCCCCACATCGGAGCTGCCGAGGGAAGGTCTTGATGTGAAAGAAGGCGATGAAGTGACCGCTCGCATCATCAAAGTGGACCGGTCTGACCGGAAGGTGGCGCTTTCCATCAAGGCCCATATCAAGGGGCGGGACCGGTCCAGCCTGAAGGAATACATGAGCCAGCAGCCAAAGCCGGATACCACCCTCGGCGCCCTGCTGAAGGAGCGGAACTGA
- the sppA gene encoding signal peptide peptidase SppA, with protein MVKKNPVILVLVTALVLGALFFGILIAADRLSGRRGVRGLPVVGADKIALVKIEGVLLLSDPVVEEIRSYAEDSSIKAIVIRIDSPGGGVVPSQEIYNAVKNARKEGKKVIVSMGSVAASGGYYIAAAADKIVANPGTLTGSIGVKMEFANLEKLLEKIGVKGMVVKSGEYKDIGSPYREMTEQEHKLLQNVIDDVHSQFIKAVAEGRSIPEADVRGIADGRIFTGQQALGLKLVDQMGDLADSIQVAGALVGIKGKPTIVEKKKKNPFFEYLKEESAAWVGDVVQKAAGSAVKLQYLYH; from the coding sequence GTGGTGAAGAAGAATCCCGTTATCTTGGTTCTGGTGACCGCACTGGTGCTCGGCGCGCTCTTTTTCGGCATCCTCATCGCGGCTGACCGCCTGTCCGGAAGGAGGGGAGTCCGAGGTCTCCCGGTCGTGGGCGCGGACAAAATAGCCCTCGTCAAAATTGAGGGTGTTCTCCTCCTGTCTGATCCCGTGGTCGAGGAAATCCGCTCCTATGCCGAGGATTCTTCCATCAAGGCCATCGTCATCCGCATCGACAGCCCCGGGGGAGGAGTGGTCCCTTCCCAGGAGATATACAACGCGGTCAAGAACGCCCGGAAGGAAGGCAAGAAGGTCATTGTCTCGATGGGTTCCGTTGCCGCTTCCGGCGGGTACTACATCGCCGCCGCGGCCGACAAGATCGTGGCGAACCCCGGTACGCTTACGGGCAGCATCGGCGTCAAGATGGAATTTGCGAACCTGGAGAAGCTGCTCGAGAAAATCGGCGTGAAGGGGATGGTGGTCAAGTCCGGCGAGTACAAGGACATCGGATCTCCATACCGGGAAATGACCGAGCAGGAGCACAAGCTGCTCCAGAATGTGATCGACGACGTCCACAGTCAGTTCATCAAGGCTGTGGCTGAAGGACGCAGCATACCCGAAGCCGACGTGAGGGGCATTGCGGACGGCAGGATATTCACCGGCCAGCAGGCACTCGGCCTCAAGCTGGTCGACCAGATGGGGGACCTCGCCGACAGCATCCAGGTCGCCGGGGCGCTGGTGGGGATAAAGGGCAAGCCGACAATCGTCGAAAAGAAGAAGAAAAATCCCTTCTTCGAATACCTGAAGGAAGAATCGGCGGCGTGGGTCGGCGACGTGGTGCAAAAGGCCGCGGGCAGCGCTGTGAAACTGCAATACCTGTATCATTGA
- a CDS encoding integration host factor subunit beta: MTKAELVDKISEKKPNLTRKQVEVVVNTVLDGIKDALSREDKVEIRGFGSFRIRHRRAKEGRNPKTGEAVSVPPKKVPFFKAGKEMREMVDGKQ; encoded by the coding sequence ATGACAAAAGCGGAGCTGGTAGACAAGATATCAGAAAAGAAACCCAATCTCACGAGGAAGCAGGTGGAAGTCGTGGTGAACACCGTTCTGGACGGGATCAAGGACGCGCTGTCCCGGGAGGACAAGGTCGAGATCCGGGGATTCGGCAGCTTCCGCATCCGGCACCGCCGCGCCAAGGAGGGGAGGAATCCGAAGACCGGTGAAGCGGTTTCCGTCCCGCCGAAGAAGGTTCCCTTTTTCAAGGCCGGCAAGGAGATGCGGGAAATGGTGGACGGGAAGCAGTAG
- a CDS encoding NUDIX domain-containing protein, translating to MESFDVLDCRGGKTGERIARDDAHRSGVWHGAFHCLLFSGRGDGGSVLFQKRSARKKIARGKYDVSVGGHYASGESAREAGPREIREELGLEVKFEELVPLGRRIFVYCFAPGVMEHEFQDVFLLPHAVGPGELSLQQEELDGVIGMNVEEGISLFSGKTVSVSALLHKPDRSQERVVVSAGDFVPSLDQYYLKLLLLAKRYISGERELLVI from the coding sequence ATGGAGAGCTTTGATGTGCTAGATTGCCGGGGTGGGAAAACCGGTGAACGCATAGCCCGTGACGATGCCCACCGGAGCGGCGTCTGGCATGGCGCGTTCCATTGTCTCCTGTTTTCCGGCCGTGGGGACGGGGGCAGCGTTCTGTTCCAAAAACGGTCTGCACGGAAGAAGATCGCGCGTGGCAAGTATGACGTCAGCGTGGGCGGCCATTACGCGAGCGGCGAGAGTGCACGAGAAGCCGGGCCGCGCGAAATCAGGGAGGAACTGGGGCTGGAGGTGAAGTTCGAGGAATTGGTCCCCCTTGGCCGCAGGATATTCGTGTATTGCTTCGCCCCTGGCGTCATGGAACACGAATTTCAGGATGTCTTTCTCCTCCCCCATGCGGTCGGCCCCGGCGAACTATCGCTCCAGCAAGAGGAGCTCGACGGCGTCATTGGAATGAACGTGGAAGAGGGGATTTCCCTGTTCTCCGGCAAAACCGTTTCAGTTAGCGCCCTCCTGCACAAGCCCGACCGCTCACAGGAACGCGTGGTAGTCTCGGCGGGAGACTTCGTTCCCAGCCTCGATCAGTACTACCTCAAGCTCCTGCTGCTTGCAAAAAGATATATCAGCGGCGAGCGTGAACTTCTGGTGATCTGA
- a CDS encoding cytochrome c3 family protein, producing MKISWLIGGLVVAALALIAVLMFMYVLPLDLRDRSPIQPLAFSHKKHAGENGIPCLFCHRSAPKSTVAGIPAVADCRACHLFIARDSPEIKKLMGYWDRKEPIPWVRVYWVPDFVYFPHMMHIRANLPCTGCHGDVAGMTRITRKQKIEMGWCLGCHKEHKASIDCWTCHK from the coding sequence ATGAAAATATCATGGCTTATCGGCGGTCTTGTGGTTGCGGCTCTCGCTCTCATCGCCGTCCTGATGTTCATGTACGTGCTGCCGCTGGATTTGCGGGACCGCTCCCCTATCCAGCCGCTCGCCTTCAGCCATAAGAAGCATGCCGGGGAAAATGGAATCCCCTGCCTTTTCTGTCACCGCTCCGCTCCGAAGTCGACGGTTGCGGGCATTCCCGCCGTGGCCGACTGCCGTGCCTGCCATCTGTTCATAGCCCGGGACTCTCCGGAAATCAAGAAATTGATGGGATACTGGGACCGGAAGGAACCGATCCCCTGGGTCAGGGTCTACTGGGTTCCTGACTTTGTCTATTTCCCGCATATGATGCATATACGGGCCAATCTCCCGTGCACCGGGTGCCACGGGGACGTTGCTGGCATGACACGCATCACCCGGAAACAGAAGATAGAAATGGGCTGGTGCCTGGGCTGCCACAAAGAGCACAAAGCGAGCATCGATTGCTGGACCTGTCATAAGTGA